A window of Cohnella herbarum contains these coding sequences:
- a CDS encoding AraC family transcriptional regulator, translated as MADLMERIEKDPIVPYIRQSDFAVRRPWQYAERRLLDYLFIYIQEGVLRVKVDGRSYLFESGQFCLVQPGSIVALEGETDTITPFAHMDLFYRAERAKSFPTRPGQIDLTSYSHLLQPTIQALYGLEIPVRIEVLQPKKLSEATIMMVELWQQNDPLMKLKAHLLANEIVIAVLEAYMPGEGSQRVGADPLKWVVAYFSAHLNESISILRMADRANLSVSRFSALFKQRYSVSPHRYLLQMRIDHSKELLENTALSQEEIASYCGFSDVHHFSKAFRKCCGTPPGDWRKFRIHGE; from the coding sequence ATGGCTGACCTGATGGAGCGCATCGAGAAGGACCCGATCGTGCCGTATATCAGACAGAGCGATTTTGCCGTTCGCAGACCGTGGCAATATGCCGAACGCCGGTTGCTCGATTACTTGTTCATCTATATCCAGGAAGGCGTTCTAAGGGTAAAGGTTGACGGTCGTTCGTATCTCTTCGAGTCGGGGCAGTTTTGTTTGGTACAACCGGGGAGCATCGTCGCCCTGGAAGGGGAGACCGACACGATTACGCCGTTCGCCCATATGGATCTCTTCTACCGCGCCGAACGAGCGAAGAGTTTTCCGACAAGGCCGGGGCAGATTGATCTTACTTCATACAGTCATCTCTTGCAGCCGACCATTCAAGCTCTCTACGGACTGGAAATTCCGGTTCGCATAGAGGTGCTCCAGCCCAAGAAACTGAGCGAAGCGACGATCATGATGGTGGAGTTATGGCAGCAGAACGATCCGTTGATGAAGTTAAAGGCTCACTTATTGGCTAACGAGATCGTGATTGCCGTGTTGGAAGCCTATATGCCCGGCGAGGGGAGCCAGCGGGTCGGGGCGGATCCGTTAAAATGGGTCGTCGCGTATTTCTCCGCGCATCTGAATGAATCGATTTCCATCCTGAGGATGGCGGATAGGGCGAATTTATCGGTATCGCGCTTCAGCGCGTTGTTTAAGCAGCGTTATTCCGTTTCGCCTCATCGCTATTTGCTTCAAATGAGGATCGACCATTCCAAGGAATTGTTGGAAAATACGGCGTTGTCGCAAGAGGAAATCGCCTCTTACTGCGGTTTCTCGGACGTGCATCATTTTTCGAAAGCTTTTCGTAAATGCTGCGGAACGCCCCCTGGAGATTGGCGGAAATTCCGAATCCACGGCGAGTAA
- a CDS encoding TIM barrel protein produces MKYSLCIGAYSGKDEIYHLEKIKEHGFHGLEYYAWWDLNDLKRVAKEQERIGVGISATCTRFISLVDESLREAYLDGIRQTIEACKILNVKSVISQTGNVIDGVPRDTQRQTMVETLKRCAPLFEEAGIVLEVEPLNGLVDHKGHFLQRSDESVDVIDQVGSPNVKLVFDVYHQQITEGNVIRNATGYIDRINHYHIADNPGRKQPGTGELNYVNILNAIKSTGFSGFVGLECGYTVDTDVAVQQFKDEIISKVE; encoded by the coding sequence ATGAAATATTCCTTATGTATCGGAGCTTATTCGGGCAAAGACGAAATCTATCATCTGGAGAAAATCAAAGAACACGGGTTTCACGGTCTCGAATATTACGCTTGGTGGGATCTGAACGATCTGAAGAGAGTAGCCAAGGAACAGGAACGGATCGGCGTCGGCATTAGCGCGACATGCACCAGGTTCATTAGCCTTGTCGACGAGTCTCTGAGGGAGGCCTATCTGGACGGCATCCGCCAGACGATCGAGGCTTGCAAAATTCTAAACGTTAAATCCGTTATCTCCCAAACCGGCAACGTAATCGATGGCGTTCCTCGCGATACGCAGCGACAAACGATGGTCGAGACGTTGAAACGCTGCGCCCCTCTGTTCGAAGAGGCGGGCATCGTTCTCGAAGTGGAGCCGTTAAACGGTCTCGTCGATCATAAAGGCCATTTCCTGCAGCGGTCGGACGAATCGGTCGACGTTATCGACCAAGTCGGCAGCCCGAACGTCAAGCTCGTATTCGACGTCTATCACCAGCAGATCACGGAAGGTAACGTCATTCGCAATGCGACCGGTTATATCGACCGCATCAACCATTATCACATCGCGGACAATCCCGGCCGCAAGCAACCGGGCACGGGCGAGCTGAATTACGTCAACATCCTGAACGCGATCAAGTCCACCGGTTTCTCCGGCTTCGTCGGTTTGGAGTGCGGTTACACGGTAGATACGGACGTAGCGGTCCAGCAATTCAAGGATGAGATTATTTCCAAGGTAGAGTAG
- a CDS encoding AraC family transcriptional regulator, translating to MTNASIEEKRFTGGISQHPFASKSFDTKGLGYHCPPHWHTHVEMLYVTRGRGTFHAGGCAYTAQRGDLLLINANEVHSVDVRPEDDAEYLILSVVPEVLYHSGSTIFEAKYVLPFLLGNRQHIRHFQAKQLEDSPIPGLLADIHREYSEQRYGFELALRSAFTSVFLWMLRHWIDNDPAQTGFPAFNASSLDNIKPIFEHLESRYKENLTASDAAELCGMSYSHFARCFKRITGHSYVQYLHYRRISEAEKLLLTTSHSVTNIALEVGFSHTSYFIRHFRALKGLSPKQFVLRARGQ from the coding sequence GTGACGAATGCCAGCATAGAAGAGAAACGGTTCACCGGCGGGATTTCGCAGCATCCGTTCGCGAGTAAATCCTTCGACACGAAAGGGTTAGGTTACCACTGTCCCCCGCATTGGCATACCCACGTCGAGATGCTATACGTGACCCGCGGCCGCGGAACCTTCCATGCCGGAGGTTGCGCCTATACGGCGCAAAGGGGCGATCTCTTGCTCATTAACGCCAACGAGGTGCATTCCGTGGACGTCCGTCCGGAAGACGACGCCGAGTACTTGATTCTAAGCGTCGTTCCCGAGGTTTTGTATCATTCCGGAAGCACCATTTTCGAAGCCAAATACGTTCTCCCTTTCCTCCTCGGCAACCGACAGCACATTCGGCATTTTCAAGCGAAGCAACTGGAAGATTCTCCTATTCCGGGGCTTCTTGCAGACATTCACCGCGAATACTCCGAACAACGATACGGCTTCGAGTTAGCCTTAAGATCGGCATTTACGAGCGTTTTTCTCTGGATGCTGCGCCACTGGATCGACAATGATCCGGCTCAAACGGGTTTTCCCGCGTTTAATGCGTCCTCCTTGGATAACATTAAGCCGATCTTCGAGCATTTGGAGTCCCGCTATAAGGAAAACCTTACCGCTTCCGATGCAGCCGAATTATGCGGTATGAGTTATAGCCATTTCGCTAGATGTTTTAAGCGCATTACCGGGCATAGTTATGTCCAATATTTGCATTACCGCCGAATATCCGAGGCCGAGAAGCTATTGCTCACGACCTCGCACAGCGTCACGAACATCGCGCTGGAAGTCGGTTTCTCCCATACCAGCTACTTTATCCGTCATTTTCGCGCTCTGAAGGGACTTTCTCCGAAACAATTCGTACTGAGGGCTAGAGGACAATAA
- a CDS encoding Gfo/Idh/MocA family protein, producing MTLKLGFIGSGGIAQHHVKNLVQMEGVALSAFYDVDIQRAQKSASEHSGAKAFSNLDEMLDGTDLDGVYVCVPPMAHGDAENKLVERGIPFLVEKPLGIDNEIPIAIGERIKAKKLITSVGYHWRYNESASLAKQLLTESKPGMALGYWMGGMPMVPWWRVQAGSGGQFVEQTTHIVDLLRYLCGEVREVYAAYALQVMGEKVEGTDVPDVGTVTLKLANGMVATISNTCLLPVGHHVGLDIYTNNGVLELRSDALKEITTAGSQTHANVANPYYVEDEAFLHALRTGDTSRILSDYEDSLKTHKITIAANDSALSGKPIILS from the coding sequence ATGACGTTAAAGCTTGGATTTATCGGATCCGGAGGAATTGCCCAGCATCACGTTAAAAATTTGGTACAGATGGAAGGCGTCGCGTTGTCGGCCTTCTACGACGTCGATATTCAACGCGCGCAAAAATCCGCCTCGGAGCATAGCGGAGCGAAAGCGTTCTCGAATCTGGACGAGATGCTGGACGGAACGGATCTGGACGGCGTATACGTATGCGTCCCCCCTATGGCTCATGGCGATGCGGAAAATAAATTGGTCGAACGGGGCATCCCTTTCCTCGTAGAAAAGCCTCTCGGCATTGATAACGAAATTCCGATCGCGATCGGCGAACGGATCAAGGCGAAGAAATTGATCACCTCCGTCGGATATCATTGGAGATATAATGAATCTGCAAGCTTGGCCAAACAATTGCTGACGGAGAGCAAGCCGGGGATGGCGCTCGGTTATTGGATGGGCGGAATGCCGATGGTTCCGTGGTGGAGAGTGCAAGCCGGATCGGGCGGCCAGTTCGTCGAACAGACGACTCACATCGTCGACTTGCTTCGCTACTTGTGCGGAGAAGTACGCGAAGTATACGCCGCTTATGCGCTGCAGGTCATGGGAGAGAAAGTCGAAGGAACCGATGTGCCGGATGTCGGCACCGTTACCTTGAAGCTTGCGAACGGAATGGTCGCAACGATCTCCAACACTTGTTTGCTGCCTGTCGGGCACCACGTGGGTCTCGATATTTACACGAATAACGGAGTTTTGGAGCTGCGGAGCGATGCGCTCAAAGAAATTACGACAGCCGGAAGCCAAACGCACGCAAACGTTGCAAACCCTTACTACGTAGAGGACGAGGCTTTCTTGCATGCTCTGCGCACGGGAGATACTTCCCGTATTCTATCCGACTACGAGGATTCCTTGAAGACGCATAAAATTACGATCGCAGCAAACGATTCCGCCTTATCGGGCAAGCCGATTATTCTATCTTAA
- a CDS encoding AraC family transcriptional regulator yields the protein MEQFYGRHFVTTEWDRRLPLHLTSIGFTEQGAITRENGFHSYHWLHTVEGCGEFTVNGSTVKLYPNQGILLKPYVPHSYGPDIGGWKTWFMTFDGALASPITASLDIPQMLPLSWDTDCPLAGIHENYREKHGYSFDFAGINGSLEVYAFLSQIKQYGQSRGQPSLSKGHERLTPIYILIEEKFGDPNLGLVRMAEELGVSPQYLNTLFRKSWGISPYQYLVQFRIQKSKELLLADRSRTVKEIAAAVGFLDDSHFVHTFHKSAGMTPVQFRLQYGE from the coding sequence TTGGAGCAGTTTTACGGAAGGCATTTCGTCACGACGGAGTGGGATCGGCGGTTGCCGCTTCATTTGACTAGCATCGGCTTTACCGAGCAGGGAGCGATAACGAGAGAGAACGGGTTCCACAGCTATCATTGGCTGCACACGGTCGAAGGTTGCGGGGAATTTACGGTCAACGGAAGTACCGTAAAGCTATATCCGAACCAAGGCATCTTGCTTAAACCCTACGTTCCGCACAGCTACGGACCGGACATAGGGGGCTGGAAGACTTGGTTTATGACTTTCGACGGGGCATTGGCAAGTCCGATCACGGCATCGCTCGATATTCCGCAAATGTTGCCGCTAAGTTGGGATACCGATTGTCCGCTTGCCGGCATCCATGAGAATTATAGGGAGAAGCACGGGTACAGCTTCGACTTCGCGGGCATCAACGGATCGCTTGAAGTGTATGCTTTTTTGTCGCAGATCAAGCAATACGGGCAATCGAGAGGGCAGCCATCGTTGTCCAAAGGGCACGAGAGATTAACGCCGATTTACATCCTCATAGAGGAGAAATTCGGCGATCCGAACCTTGGATTAGTTCGCATGGCGGAAGAGTTGGGGGTCAGTCCTCAGTACCTGAATACGCTGTTCCGCAAAAGCTGGGGAATCAGTCCTTATCAGTATTTGGTTCAATTCCGAATTCAGAAATCGAAGGAGCTGCTGCTGGCCGACCGAAGCAGAACGGTAAAGGAAATCGCGGCCGCGGTCGGTTTTCTGGATGACAGCCACTTCGTTCACACGTTCCATAAGTCGGCCGGAATGACGCCGGTGCAGTTCCGGTTGCAATACGGGGAATAG